GATCCGGACCACGTTCGAGGAAACGGCCCGTCGTGCGGAGAAAGAGTCTCTGAGCTACGAGCAGTATCTGCTGGAGCTGGTTCAGTGCGAGGTCGAGAGCCGCCGCCACAACCGGATCGAGCGGCTACTTCGCGAGTCCAAGCTGCCGCTGGAGAAAACGCTCGAGAACTTCGACCTCAAACGCCTGCCCGTGAAGCTTCAGCGGCAGGTGCGCACACTGGCCGAAGGGTCGTTCCTCGATCGTCACGAGAACGTGCTCGCGTTCGGTAAGCCCGGGTCGGGGAAGAGCCACCTCATCTTCGCGCTCGGCCAGGAACTGATCCAGCAAGGCCGGCGCGTGCTGGCGACGACCTGCAGCTTGCTGGTGCAACAGCTGCTCATCGCCAAGCGCGACCTGAAGCTTGCGAGAGTGCTGAAGCGCCTCACCAAGTACGACGCACTCATCATCGAC
The sequence above is a segment of the bacterium genome. Coding sequences within it:
- a CDS encoding ATP-binding protein is translated as MGRGVNLTATLTDHLRDLHMPTIRTTFEETARRAEKESLSYEQYLLELVQCEVESRRHNRIERLLRESKLPLEKTLENFDLKRLPVKLQRQVRTLAEGSFLDRHENVLAFGKPGSGKSHLIFALGQELIQQGRRVLATTCSLLVQQLLIAKRDLKLARVLKRLTKYDALIIDDIGYVQQDREEMEVLFTLLAERYERGSVMITSNLPFSKWEEIFKDPMTTAAAIDRLVHHSVILELNLPSYRIESAKKGRDGETKAKAQEQERTG